A genomic stretch from Chryseobacterium oryzae includes:
- a CDS encoding recombinase family protein — MTVGYARVSTSDQNIETQIELLKENGCEKIFSDIASGVREDRNGLIEMLSYLRKGDIIMVYKTDRIFRSLKNMIDLIEKFNEKGVLFKSITEPAFDTTSANGKFVIQIFGAVAEFERNLISERTKSGLEGARKRKTLLGRPKGASKKSLEKYQFAKHLYENKRISIDKACNQAGISKATFYRIENNK, encoded by the coding sequence ATGACGGTTGGTTATGCTCGTGTTTCTACTTCAGACCAAAATATAGAAACACAAATTGAACTTCTGAAAGAGAATGGATGTGAGAAAATTTTTTCGGACATCGCAAGCGGTGTTCGGGAAGATAGAAATGGTCTTATTGAAATGCTCTCTTATTTAAGAAAAGGAGACATTATCATGGTCTACAAAACCGACCGGATTTTTCGTTCGCTCAAAAATATGATTGATTTAATTGAGAAGTTTAACGAGAAAGGAGTTCTTTTTAAAAGTATCACTGAGCCTGCATTTGATACAACGTCGGCTAACGGGAAATTTGTCATTCAAATTTTTGGGGCAGTTGCAGAATTTGAGAGAAACCTAATTAGCGAAAGAACCAAGTCTGGCTTGGAAGGTGCAAGAAAAAGAAAGACGCTTTTAGGCAGACCCAAAGGTGCGAGCAAGAAAAGTTTGGAAAAATATCAATTTGCAAAGCATTTATACGAAAATAAACGTATTTCTATAGATAAGGCTTGCAACCAGGCCGGAATCAGCAAAGCTACTTTTTACAGGATTGAAAATAACAAGTAA